A stretch of the Halomonas sp. CH40 genome encodes the following:
- a CDS encoding isochorismatase family protein: MSIKVNYTPATALIVVDMQNDFCEGGALGVAGGAALVPGINAEIEAARAAGALVVATRDWHPVDHVSFEHRGGPWPVHCVQDTPGADFHPDLQLPAEAIRVSKATAFDADAYSGFDGTGLGGYLKEKGIKSVVVCGLALDVCVHATVLDARQEGFATLLLEPLSAAVDPQAVPKCRQAFHDAGAEVRA, from the coding sequence ATGAGCATAAAGGTTAACTACACACCGGCGACTGCGCTAATCGTGGTCGACATGCAAAACGATTTCTGTGAAGGCGGTGCCCTTGGGGTGGCCGGTGGTGCTGCCCTGGTGCCGGGTATCAACGCTGAAATTGAGGCCGCTCGGGCAGCAGGTGCGCTGGTGGTGGCGACCCGCGATTGGCACCCGGTTGACCATGTGAGTTTTGAGCATCGCGGCGGCCCTTGGCCGGTACACTGCGTACAGGATACCCCGGGTGCCGATTTCCACCCGGATCTGCAACTGCCCGCTGAGGCCATTCGCGTCAGCAAGGCCACCGCCTTTGATGCGGATGCCTATTCCGGTTTCGATGGCACCGGCCTGGGTGGTTATCTCAAGGAAAAAGGCATCAAGAGCGTGGTCGTGTGCGGGCTGGCACTCGATGTGTGCGTTCACGCCACCGTGCTGGATGCCCGCCAGGAAGGCTTTGCCACCCTGCTGCTGGAACCCCTGAGTGCCGCCGTTGACCCGCAAGCCGTGCCCAAGTGTCGTCAGGCATTTCACGACGCCGG
- a CDS encoding Abi family protein, whose translation MVYSRPWTSFPDQLALLKSRGMVVSDETAALDYLQRVGYYRLSAYWYPFRKFEVVQSSEPGKLTTKAMDEFHSDTQFVDAVRLYLFDKQLRLLAMDALERIEVALRVDIAHLLGKRSVFAHLDSDQLHPSFIRKKLSGGQTRFEKWEEKCRGLQRRSKEDFVKHYRVKHGPSLPIWVAVETWDFGALSQFFAMMKVKDQRVLANRYGVNDWNTFQTWLRSLNYLRNLCAHHSRLWNRNVADQPSLAGTDTIAWCCSFIGKKDLIAKPFLLLAICRHMVKIVCPDTEWHKRLANHILSFPEQHSQRSLSIMDMGIPKGWGSWW comes from the coding sequence ATGGTTTACAGCAGGCCATGGACGTCGTTCCCAGATCAGCTGGCGCTGCTCAAATCCCGAGGCATGGTAGTCAGCGACGAGACCGCCGCTCTGGATTATCTGCAGCGGGTAGGCTACTACCGCCTCAGCGCTTACTGGTACCCGTTTCGCAAGTTCGAGGTCGTGCAAAGCAGTGAACCCGGCAAGCTAACCACAAAAGCGATGGATGAGTTTCACTCAGACACCCAGTTTGTGGATGCGGTGCGCCTGTACCTGTTCGACAAGCAGTTGCGGCTGCTGGCCATGGACGCGCTCGAACGCATTGAAGTTGCTCTACGCGTAGATATCGCTCACCTGCTGGGAAAACGTTCTGTGTTTGCGCACCTAGATTCAGACCAGTTACACCCATCTTTTATCCGCAAAAAACTCAGCGGTGGCCAAACACGCTTTGAGAAATGGGAAGAAAAATGCCGAGGCTTGCAACGTCGCTCAAAGGAAGACTTCGTTAAACATTATCGAGTGAAACACGGCCCGTCTTTGCCAATATGGGTAGCGGTAGAGACCTGGGACTTCGGCGCACTGTCTCAATTTTTTGCCATGATGAAAGTGAAGGATCAACGGGTACTGGCCAATCGCTACGGCGTTAACGACTGGAACACTTTCCAGACATGGCTACGTTCGCTGAACTATCTACGCAATCTGTGCGCGCACCATAGCCGCCTCTGGAACCGTAACGTAGCAGACCAACCCAGTTTGGCAGGTACAGACACTATTGCATGGTGCTGCAGCTTTATAGGGAAAAAGGACTTGATCGCCAAGCCGTTTCTACTGCTGGCCATTTGCCGTCACATGGTCAAAATCGTATGCCCAGATACCGAGTGGCATAAGCGGCTGGCAAACCACATACTGTCGTTTCCCGAGCAGCACTCGCAACGTTCATTATCCATTATGGATATGGGCATACCGAAAGGTTGGGGTAGTTGGTGGTAA
- a CDS encoding AAA family ATPase gives MTDKYRESSTDKKLRQWFVNDMSRGLLRQIDLRKGNLRGLAPFKMQIDYPITAIAGRNGAGKSTILAIACCAYHNKRSGFKLKGRRNSYYTFSDFFVQHTEEVPPQGIEIFYLLAHDNWKKSKTLPDGKGLAYQKRWKRKGGKWNDYATRINSNVVFLGIDRIVPHSERSQSKSYSKSFMDSDPKGWEGKVADIVGYILGKKYCELRYLEHSKYGLPIVKCGENKYSGLNMGAGENALFEIFRIIYSCEDGALLVVDEIELGLHIDAQRKLLRKLKESCLERRIQVICTTHSKEIFDSLPPDARKFVESVQNKTLITEGIAPEFAMAKMGASEIKELDVMLEDGVAAEIFTFALPTNLRQRVNPISVGSAAALSRQLAAAYARKEPRPILAIFDGDQRKLENDNAEHAKKMAELTDPGFDEWFKGRVAYLPGEAWPEAWLLQANVEFITSLANMLGTDEDWLAEVIEYGLQAGKHDEFHELSKHLGLEKHHCIQYLMMNIRNCQPEAFSEIESAVERAL, from the coding sequence ATGACTGATAAATATAGAGAAAGCAGCACGGACAAGAAGCTTCGACAATGGTTCGTAAACGATATGAGCAGAGGCCTTCTCCGGCAAATTGATTTAAGAAAAGGGAACTTGAGAGGGCTTGCTCCTTTCAAAATGCAAATAGATTATCCGATCACTGCAATTGCGGGCAGGAATGGAGCTGGAAAATCCACGATACTAGCTATTGCTTGTTGCGCTTATCACAACAAGAGGTCCGGATTTAAGCTTAAGGGACGCAGGAACTCCTATTACACGTTTTCTGATTTCTTTGTGCAACATACTGAGGAAGTCCCACCTCAAGGGATCGAAATTTTCTATCTGCTCGCCCATGACAACTGGAAAAAGTCTAAAACATTGCCAGATGGCAAGGGACTGGCGTATCAAAAGCGTTGGAAAAGAAAAGGTGGAAAATGGAATGACTACGCCACACGAATAAATTCCAATGTTGTGTTTCTTGGGATAGACAGAATTGTTCCCCATAGTGAACGCAGTCAATCCAAGTCATACTCCAAGTCTTTTATGGATTCTGATCCTAAAGGGTGGGAGGGAAAAGTCGCAGATATTGTTGGATATATCCTTGGGAAAAAATATTGCGAGCTTAGGTACCTGGAACATTCCAAGTATGGTCTACCCATCGTAAAATGCGGTGAAAATAAATATTCTGGACTTAATATGGGAGCGGGAGAGAATGCTCTTTTCGAGATATTTCGTATTATATACTCCTGTGAGGATGGGGCATTACTAGTTGTCGATGAAATTGAGTTGGGCTTGCATATAGACGCACAGAGAAAGTTGTTAAGGAAGCTTAAAGAGAGCTGTCTCGAGAGAAGAATTCAGGTGATTTGTACGACCCATTCGAAGGAGATATTCGATAGCCTTCCGCCAGATGCTAGGAAATTTGTTGAGTCTGTACAAAATAAAACCCTTATTACCGAAGGTATTGCACCAGAGTTCGCTATGGCAAAAATGGGTGCAAGCGAAATAAAAGAATTGGATGTAATGCTTGAAGATGGCGTTGCTGCCGAGATTTTTACGTTTGCGCTACCTACAAACCTCCGACAACGTGTTAATCCCATATCGGTAGGTTCAGCTGCAGCACTAAGTAGACAGCTAGCAGCGGCCTACGCACGAAAAGAACCCCGTCCGATTTTGGCAATATTTGATGGTGATCAGCGCAAGCTAGAGAATGATAACGCTGAACATGCAAAGAAGATGGCGGAGTTAACTGACCCAGGTTTCGATGAATGGTTCAAAGGGCGCGTTGCCTACCTTCCAGGTGAAGCTTGGCCAGAAGCTTGGCTTCTCCAAGCAAACGTCGAGTTTATCACTAGCCTTGCTAATATGCTGGGCACGGATGAAGACTGGCTCGCGGAGGTAATTGAGTACGGTCTACAGGCGGGCAAGCATGATGAGTTTCATGAACTTTCTAAACATTTAGGGTTGGAAAAACATCATTGTATTCAGTATTTAATGATGAATATTCGTAACTGTCAGCCTGAAGCTTTCAGTGAAATTGAATCCGCTGTTGAGCGTGCACTCTGA
- a CDS encoding GntR family transcriptional regulator — MNDQPTPSYRPLYQQIKEALLSRIVSGIWPPGTYIPSESALSQEYGVSVGTLRKAVDALANEHVVIRHQGKGTVVATHDSDRSLFQFFHFVRFDGSRSLPVSRVLQRRCRQATAEEAQALELEEGTVVVHIQRIRVLDDVPALLEDLVVDAARFPALENEPQTLPNTLYQLYQQKFSQSVAKAEERLLAVAAGQQEQKHLGVEIGSPLLEVRRIARGLQGEALEYRVSRCNTQHHCYLNEL, encoded by the coding sequence ATGAACGACCAGCCGACACCCAGCTACCGCCCGCTGTATCAGCAAATCAAGGAAGCCCTGCTATCACGCATTGTCTCGGGCATTTGGCCACCGGGCACTTACATCCCCAGCGAGTCTGCCCTCTCACAGGAATACGGTGTCAGCGTAGGTACGCTGCGCAAGGCCGTTGATGCGCTGGCCAACGAGCACGTGGTTATTCGTCATCAGGGGAAAGGCACCGTCGTTGCCACCCACGACAGTGATCGTTCGCTGTTTCAGTTTTTCCATTTTGTGCGCTTTGATGGCTCACGCTCGCTTCCGGTTTCCCGGGTGCTGCAGCGCAGATGCCGCCAGGCCACGGCGGAAGAAGCCCAGGCGCTTGAACTTGAGGAAGGCACCGTGGTTGTTCATATCCAACGCATCAGGGTGCTGGACGACGTACCGGCATTACTGGAAGATCTGGTGGTGGATGCCGCGCGCTTCCCGGCGCTCGAAAATGAACCACAGACATTGCCCAACACCCTTTATCAGCTGTATCAGCAGAAATTCAGCCAGAGTGTTGCAAAGGCGGAGGAACGCTTACTAGCCGTTGCCGCTGGCCAACAGGAGCAGAAACACCTGGGCGTAGAGATTGGCTCACCGCTGCTTGAAGTCCGCCGGATTGCCCGAGGCCTGCAAGGCGAAGCCCTTGAATACCGTGTTTCACGCTGTAACACCCAACACCACTGCTACCTGAACGAGCTGTAA
- a CDS encoding UxaA family hydrolase, producing the protein MSIDFVVHDADDSVGVAVVEGIQAGQELTGWVMQGDQTITCTVSDPIPIGHKLAVRDLAESDAVMKYSVDIGRAIKPIKKGEHLHVHNVKTKRW; encoded by the coding sequence ATGAGTATCGACTTCGTAGTGCATGATGCCGACGACAGTGTCGGCGTCGCGGTGGTCGAGGGGATTCAGGCGGGTCAGGAACTGACAGGCTGGGTCATGCAAGGTGATCAGACAATTACGTGCACCGTCAGTGACCCTATCCCGATCGGGCACAAGCTGGCCGTTCGTGATCTGGCAGAAAGCGATGCGGTAATGAAGTACAGCGTCGATATCGGCCGCGCTATCAAGCCGATCAAGAAAGGCGAGCACCTGCACGTCCACAACGTTAAAACCAAGAGGTGGTAA
- a CDS encoding UxaA family hydrolase — translation MEIQGRKFLGYRRKNGRVGVRNHVIVLPVDDISNAAAEAVANNIKGTMALPHAYGRLQFGPDLDLHFRTLIGIGSNPNVAAVIVIGIEPGWTNKVVDGIKATGKPVEGFWIEQNGDHNTICAASKKAREFVQYASEQQREECDINELWVSTKCGESDTTSGLASCPTTGNAFDKLYDAGCTLVFGETSELTGGEHLVAERCATPEVREQFQAMFDSYSDMIDRYKTSDLSESQPTKGNIEGGLTTIEEKALGNIQKIGKRCMVDGVLDKAETPTGSGLWFMDSSSAAAEMVTLCAAAGYVVHFFPTGQGNVIGNPILPVIKLCANPRTLRTMSEHIDVDVTHLLRREMDMDQAGDTLLEMMVRTANGRLTAAEALGHREFVMTRLYESA, via the coding sequence ATGGAAATCCAAGGTCGCAAATTTCTGGGTTATCGTCGCAAGAACGGGCGTGTCGGTGTTCGCAATCACGTCATCGTGCTGCCGGTAGACGATATTTCCAACGCTGCCGCCGAAGCCGTTGCCAATAACATCAAGGGCACCATGGCGCTGCCGCATGCCTATGGCCGCCTGCAGTTTGGCCCGGATCTTGATCTGCACTTCCGTACCCTGATTGGTATTGGCAGCAACCCCAATGTGGCGGCAGTGATCGTGATTGGCATTGAGCCGGGCTGGACCAACAAGGTGGTTGACGGCATCAAGGCAACCGGCAAGCCTGTTGAAGGCTTCTGGATCGAGCAGAATGGTGATCACAATACTATCTGTGCCGCGTCCAAAAAGGCGCGTGAGTTTGTTCAGTACGCCAGCGAGCAGCAGCGTGAAGAATGCGATATCAACGAGCTGTGGGTCTCGACCAAGTGCGGTGAGTCTGACACGACCTCTGGTCTGGCCTCCTGCCCGACCACAGGTAACGCCTTCGATAAGCTCTATGATGCAGGCTGTACCCTGGTATTCGGCGAAACGTCCGAGCTGACTGGCGGTGAGCACCTGGTAGCAGAACGCTGCGCCACCCCTGAAGTGCGTGAGCAGTTCCAGGCGATGTTCGACAGCTACAGCGACATGATTGATCGCTACAAGACCAGCGATCTGTCCGAGTCACAGCCGACCAAGGGCAACATTGAAGGCGGCTTGACCACTATCGAAGAAAAGGCGCTGGGTAATATCCAGAAGATCGGTAAGCGCTGTATGGTCGACGGGGTGCTGGATAAGGCCGAAACGCCTACCGGCTCGGGCCTGTGGTTCATGGATTCCTCTTCAGCGGCGGCCGAGATGGTCACCCTGTGTGCGGCAGCGGGTTATGTGGTGCATTTCTTCCCGACTGGCCAGGGCAACGTAATCGGTAACCCGATTCTGCCGGTCATCAAGCTGTGTGCCAACCCGCGCACCCTGCGCACCATGAGCGAGCATATTGATGTGGATGTAACGCATCTGCTGCGCCGGGAAATGGATATGGATCAGGCCGGCGATACCCTGCTGGAAATGATGGTGCGTACTGCGAATGGTCGCCTGACAGCGGCTGAAGCGCTGGGCCATCGTGAGTTTGTCATGACGCGTCTTTACGAAAGCGCCTGA
- a CDS encoding Ldh family oxidoreductase yields the protein MSGSIELNISHARELAMAAMHGRGFGEAEAAATVEALLGAERDGLPSHGLSRLPFYLDQAASGKVDASAVPQVETDGAVVRVDARHGLAFPAVERGLEAGYQCVAQAGIAAVSIAHSHHFGVAGAPVEAAARRGYLALAFSNAPSAMAPWGGKLPLFGTNPIAFACPRRDGDPLLIDLSLSKIARGKVMLAKIKGEPIPEGWALDTEGRVTTDPDAAIAGSMVPAGDAKGAALALMVELLTAGLTGSNFGFQASSFFEAEGEPPGIAQLMLLIDPQRFSQGFVDHAESLFAAMLDQPGVRIPGERRFQLRREQDDTVTLSTDLVAALEQHAAFAGQS from the coding sequence ATGAGCGGTAGCATTGAACTTAATATAAGCCATGCGCGTGAGTTGGCAATGGCGGCCATGCATGGCCGCGGCTTTGGTGAGGCTGAAGCGGCGGCGACGGTCGAGGCCTTGCTGGGAGCAGAGCGTGATGGCTTGCCATCCCATGGCCTTTCACGGCTGCCGTTCTATCTGGATCAGGCTGCCAGTGGCAAGGTGGATGCTTCCGCGGTTCCCCAGGTAGAAACTGACGGCGCCGTGGTGCGCGTAGACGCTCGGCATGGTCTGGCGTTTCCGGCGGTGGAGCGCGGCCTTGAGGCCGGCTATCAATGCGTGGCGCAAGCGGGTATAGCGGCGGTGTCCATTGCGCACTCTCATCATTTTGGGGTGGCCGGTGCGCCAGTGGAAGCCGCTGCTCGCCGTGGCTATCTGGCGCTGGCGTTCAGTAATGCGCCGTCTGCCATGGCGCCCTGGGGTGGCAAGCTGCCTCTGTTTGGCACTAACCCGATTGCCTTTGCCTGCCCGCGCCGTGACGGTGACCCGCTGCTGATTGATCTCTCTCTATCCAAGATCGCTCGCGGCAAGGTCATGCTGGCCAAGATCAAGGGCGAGCCAATCCCCGAAGGTTGGGCGCTGGATACCGAAGGGCGTGTTACCACCGACCCGGATGCTGCCATTGCAGGCAGCATGGTGCCCGCTGGCGATGCCAAGGGAGCCGCGCTGGCGCTGATGGTGGAGTTACTGACAGCGGGCCTGACAGGCAGTAATTTTGGCTTCCAGGCAAGCTCATTTTTTGAGGCTGAAGGCGAGCCGCCGGGGATTGCCCAGCTGATGTTACTGATTGACCCGCAGCGTTTTTCTCAAGGCTTTGTTGACCATGCCGAAAGCCTGTTTGCGGCAATGCTCGACCAGCCGGGTGTGCGGATTCCCGGTGAGCGGCGTTTTCAGTTGCGCCGTGAACAGGATGACACGGTCACGCTGTCCACTGATCTGGTGGCGGCCCTTGAACAGCATGCTGCGTTTGCCGGGCAGAGCTAA
- a CDS encoding LacI family DNA-binding transcriptional regulator, whose protein sequence is MNNKLQNALLADVAREAGVSTASVSRVLNRAPHVSKPLQARVEAAIAKLGYVPHGTARALASRRIGAIGVLVPTLDNPIFSIAINSLEQRLKHHDCRLLIATYRYDLDDEFDALRTLIQQGVDGMVLIGHDHRPAVLTTLKRRKMPFLTCWHGIHDADWPCIGFDNTAPATALAEHLLALGHSRLAVLSAPVTSNDRARARLQGFLQAAEQAGCPIPDSHVMTVEYGIAEGFQAFDALMQLQPRPTAILCGNDTLAFGVLLAAQAAGINVPQQLSVTGFDDLPQARFMTPALTTVAVPAIDIGHGVADALIARIDGETPPHQQLLDAPLVLRGSTGPAPPAG, encoded by the coding sequence ATGAACAACAAACTACAAAATGCTTTACTGGCAGATGTAGCACGTGAAGCAGGCGTTTCCACAGCCTCCGTATCACGGGTGCTTAACCGGGCACCGCATGTCAGCAAGCCACTCCAGGCACGGGTCGAGGCTGCCATCGCAAAGCTGGGCTATGTTCCCCATGGCACGGCGCGCGCCCTGGCCTCACGACGCATAGGGGCTATTGGCGTTTTGGTACCCACCCTGGATAACCCGATTTTCAGTATTGCCATCAACAGTCTCGAACAGCGCCTTAAACACCATGATTGTCGTCTGCTGATTGCCACCTACCGCTATGACCTGGATGACGAATTCGATGCCCTGCGGACTCTCATTCAACAAGGCGTCGATGGCATGGTACTGATCGGCCATGACCATCGCCCTGCCGTCCTGACCACGCTTAAACGCCGCAAGATGCCTTTTCTGACCTGCTGGCATGGCATTCACGACGCTGACTGGCCATGTATAGGCTTTGATAATACGGCTCCCGCGACGGCACTGGCCGAACATCTGCTGGCACTTGGGCATTCCCGCCTAGCGGTATTGAGCGCCCCCGTCACCAGCAATGACCGTGCCCGGGCACGCCTGCAAGGCTTTCTTCAGGCCGCCGAACAGGCCGGATGCCCGATTCCTGACAGCCATGTCATGACCGTCGAGTATGGCATTGCTGAAGGCTTTCAGGCCTTTGATGCCCTGATGCAACTGCAGCCCAGGCCAACTGCCATACTATGCGGCAACGATACCCTGGCGTTTGGCGTACTGCTGGCGGCTCAGGCGGCCGGCATCAATGTCCCCCAGCAGCTGTCGGTCACCGGCTTTGATGACCTGCCGCAGGCACGTTTCATGACGCCCGCCCTCACCACGGTGGCCGTACCCGCCATTGATATCGGGCACGGCGTTGCCGATGCACTGATTGCCCGTATTGATGGCGAAACCCCGCCTCACCAGCAACTGCTTGATGCCCCCTTGGTGCTGCGCGGATCTACCGGCCCGGCGCCACCTGCTGGCTAG
- a CDS encoding TRAP transporter substrate-binding protein, whose amino-acid sequence MSLFNRFDMSKPGVSGEPSLPERRQFMLAAGRYGFSAAVVAAVGGTLFSEQALAQTAQEESELQAAAEMTIVMATGYRVGATRAYPIMQLNYKENLQNFTGGRVYVRLAPAGELGVGGALISKVQNGSVAIAQHSMANLAAFAPEVDLVNIPYWCGNNQHLINLVTSSAWQNVVHNKIEERGFKVLNYICIDPRTVAVREGLLDGPARTPEDIEGIKFRVPSSQILQKVYRLLGANPTPVAWGETSSAMQQGVADALDPSVQALLVFGFTDVLKSISTIQSVADAQVYTCNKEWFDSLSAPIQDGVMQAAETTFRENLAKVPAARAYAYNQMRQAGVEVYNPTDDEIAQWRDRCGHHLPDWDETKLELAGSMDVFEQLLAATEESNGYYVDSNS is encoded by the coding sequence ATGTCTCTGTTCAACCGTTTCGATATGTCCAAGCCCGGTGTTTCTGGTGAGCCCAGCCTGCCAGAGCGCCGTCAGTTCATGTTGGCGGCGGGGCGCTATGGTTTTAGCGCCGCCGTGGTCGCTGCCGTGGGTGGGACGCTGTTCTCAGAACAGGCCCTGGCGCAAACCGCCCAAGAGGAAAGTGAGCTGCAGGCCGCTGCTGAAATGACCATAGTCATGGCAACTGGTTACCGGGTAGGCGCGACCCGTGCGTACCCGATCATGCAGCTGAACTACAAGGAAAACCTGCAGAACTTTACCGGCGGCCGGGTCTATGTGCGGCTGGCACCTGCTGGCGAGCTGGGCGTAGGTGGTGCCCTGATCAGCAAGGTTCAGAACGGCTCAGTAGCGATTGCCCAGCACTCCATGGCCAACCTGGCGGCCTTTGCCCCGGAAGTGGATCTGGTCAATATTCCTTACTGGTGTGGCAATAACCAGCACCTGATTAATCTGGTGACATCGTCTGCCTGGCAGAATGTGGTGCATAACAAGATTGAGGAGCGTGGTTTCAAAGTACTCAACTATATATGTATCGACCCGCGTACCGTGGCGGTTCGCGAGGGGCTACTGGATGGCCCTGCGAGAACGCCGGAAGATATTGAAGGTATCAAGTTCCGGGTTCCCAGCTCGCAGATTCTGCAGAAGGTTTACCGCCTGCTAGGGGCAAACCCGACACCAGTGGCATGGGGCGAAACCTCATCTGCCATGCAGCAGGGCGTGGCAGATGCACTCGATCCGAGTGTTCAGGCACTGCTGGTCTTCGGCTTTACGGATGTCCTGAAGAGTATCTCCACTATCCAGTCCGTCGCTGATGCCCAGGTATATACCTGCAACAAGGAATGGTTCGACTCCCTCTCAGCGCCTATTCAGGATGGCGTGATGCAGGCGGCTGAAACCACCTTCCGTGAAAACCTGGCCAAGGTGCCTGCAGCTCGGGCATACGCTTACAACCAGATGCGTCAGGCGGGTGTCGAGGTATATAACCCGACAGACGACGAAATTGCACAGTGGCGTGACCGCTGTGGCCACCACCTGCCGGATTGGGACGAGACCAAGCTGGAACTGGCGGGGTCAATGGACGTCTTTGAGCAACTACTGGCGGCTACGGAGGAAAGCAATGGCTACTACGTCGACAGCAACAGCTAA
- a CDS encoding TRAP transporter small permease, translated as MSKWRAFRLRCDKIDRSAERWLLLTFYALIILTIAIEVFRRFVMNYSSSWGEEVARYAFIYLAWLAAAAAVRDRAHIRIDVLVNLGGPKMKRLAWWLADIATLVLAVWALWLSIGPILTSINFGSITPGLRVSQAFFLAAVPLGFTLVVLRVVQSMLADVRRMRRGDPVFDGQKLFD; from the coding sequence ATGTCCAAGTGGCGGGCTTTCCGGTTGCGTTGCGACAAGATCGACCGTAGCGCGGAGCGCTGGCTGCTATTGACCTTTTATGCGCTCATTATCCTGACGATTGCCATTGAAGTCTTCCGGCGCTTTGTCATGAACTACTCCTCGTCCTGGGGCGAGGAGGTTGCCCGCTACGCCTTTATCTATCTGGCCTGGCTGGCGGCGGCGGCCGCCGTCAGGGATCGAGCGCATATCCGTATTGATGTGCTGGTCAATCTGGGTGGCCCCAAGATGAAGCGCCTGGCCTGGTGGCTGGCAGATATTGCCACTCTGGTGCTGGCGGTCTGGGCGTTGTGGCTATCGATTGGTCCTATTCTTACCTCGATCAACTTTGGCTCAATCACACCGGGTTTACGCGTATCGCAGGCTTTCTTCCTGGCAGCAGTCCCCCTTGGCTTTACGCTAGTGGTGTTACGGGTGGTGCAGTCCATGCTGGCGGATGTTCGCCGCATGCGTCGCGGTGACCCCGTTTTTGATGGCCAGAAGCTGTTCGACTGA
- a CDS encoding TRAP transporter large permease, with protein sequence MEFMTYQPAAADLGWSFFLPMLGLAVMIVLGVPIWVAIGLGTLAAMTFTEALPLSVFGASLFEGINAFALIAVPLFILTGDALVRSGLSDKLLNLAQATVGSFRSGLGSSTTLGCGFFACISGSDAAGAAAVGRMTIPRLVERGYPLPAACALVAAGACTGILIPPSIAYIVIGLVLGMPVSTLFLAAIIPGILVMLAIMLTNMVLNRMHGFEKGHERFSLRNWLNAVWDARWALFVPVVILGGIYSGIFTPTEAASVAVVVVVLVGFKQGTLRLSDIPRMLESSARVCGVIVPIIAIAHPLAQMLASLSIPQTMVGSITGITDSPVLIILMMIGVLVLAGCVMEATPNIVILAPLLLPLAQTVGMDQFHFAILMITTLGLGFITPPLGLNLFVVAGLTRCSVLAIARYAIPFVLAMLSVALLVAFVPWLSLWWR encoded by the coding sequence ATGGAATTTATGACCTACCAACCCGCGGCAGCAGACCTAGGATGGAGCTTTTTTCTGCCCATGCTGGGGCTGGCCGTCATGATTGTGCTGGGTGTACCCATCTGGGTGGCGATTGGGCTGGGGACATTGGCGGCAATGACGTTTACTGAAGCCTTGCCTTTGTCCGTATTTGGCGCGTCGCTTTTTGAAGGCATCAACGCCTTTGCACTGATTGCCGTACCACTCTTTATTCTGACCGGGGATGCCCTGGTGCGCTCGGGTCTTTCGGATAAACTCTTGAACCTGGCGCAAGCCACTGTCGGCAGCTTTCGCAGTGGCTTGGGCAGCTCCACCACCCTGGGGTGTGGTTTCTTCGCGTGTATTTCCGGCTCTGATGCGGCCGGTGCAGCGGCTGTTGGGCGGATGACCATTCCCCGCCTGGTGGAAAGAGGCTATCCGCTGCCCGCTGCCTGTGCGCTGGTGGCAGCAGGTGCCTGTACGGGTATTCTGATTCCGCCTTCGATTGCCTATATCGTGATTGGGCTAGTGCTGGGTATGCCGGTTTCCACGTTATTTCTGGCCGCTATCATCCCCGGTATTCTGGTCATGCTGGCGATCATGCTGACTAACATGGTGCTCAACCGCATGCACGGCTTTGAAAAGGGCCATGAGCGTTTTTCGCTGCGTAATTGGCTAAATGCGGTCTGGGATGCGCGATGGGCGCTGTTTGTTCCCGTGGTGATTCTGGGCGGCATCTATTCAGGTATCTTCACGCCTACGGAAGCGGCATCCGTGGCCGTTGTGGTCGTTGTGTTGGTCGGTTTCAAGCAGGGCACCCTAAGGCTGAGCGATATTCCACGCATGCTGGAATCTTCGGCGCGGGTATGTGGGGTGATTGTTCCCATTATTGCGATTGCGCACCCGCTGGCCCAGATGCTTGCCAGCCTGTCTATTCCACAGACCATGGTAGGCAGCATCACCGGTATTACTGACTCTCCCGTGCTGATTATCCTGATGATGATTGGTGTGCTGGTATTGGCCGGCTGTGTGATGGAAGCCACCCCGAATATTGTCATTCTGGCGCCGCTTTTATTGCCCCTGGCGCAAACGGTCGGCATGGATCAGTTCCATTTTGCGATCCTGATGATTACCACTCTGGGGCTTGGGTTTATAACACCGCCGTTAGGGCTGAACCTGTTCGTGGTGGCGGGGTTAACGCGATGTTCCGTGCTGGCCATCGCACGCTATGCGATTCCCTTTGTGCTGGCCATGCTCTCGGTCGCGCTGCTGGTGGCCTTTGTGCCCTGGCTGTCGCTGTGGTGGCGTTAA